The Exiguobacterium acetylicum genome includes a window with the following:
- the aroE gene encoding shikimate dehydrogenase yields the protein MRFAVIGHPIAHSLSPELHTAWLRAAGLFGCYDLIDVTEQELPQIITKLRTRQLDGINVTIPHKTAIIPYLDRLEPAAQKAGAVNTVYRKDGQLIGANTDGIGFVRALTARRPSFKKTLVLGAGGAARGIIAALPGDVTITNRTQERSETVAAEFGAHVLPWQETFDLTSYDVIINTTSVGMAPHVEARPIELTETHALICDIIYRPTPTRLLHEATEKGLDTLDGVPMFVLQAAEAFERFTGKAPDLALGEQVIRKQLEEF from the coding sequence ATGCGCTTTGCCGTCATCGGTCACCCGATTGCCCATTCACTTTCACCTGAGCTGCATACAGCTTGGCTGAGAGCGGCTGGGCTTTTCGGCTGTTATGACCTCATCGATGTAACAGAGCAAGAATTGCCGCAGATCATTACGAAATTACGCACACGTCAGCTGGACGGGATCAATGTGACGATTCCGCATAAGACAGCGATCATTCCGTATCTGGATCGATTGGAACCAGCAGCTCAAAAAGCAGGAGCCGTGAACACGGTGTACCGTAAAGATGGGCAGTTGATTGGTGCGAATACGGATGGGATTGGATTCGTTCGTGCATTAACGGCGCGTCGTCCATCATTTAAAAAGACACTCGTTCTTGGTGCGGGTGGTGCAGCGCGAGGCATCATTGCTGCTTTGCCTGGAGATGTGACGATTACGAATCGGACACAGGAACGCTCCGAGACAGTTGCTGCTGAATTTGGAGCACATGTTCTGCCTTGGCAAGAAACCTTTGATTTAACAAGTTACGACGTCATCATTAATACGACTTCTGTCGGGATGGCACCACATGTCGAAGCACGTCCGATCGAATTGACCGAGACGCACGCCTTAATTTGTGATATTATTTATCGACCGACGCCGACCCGTCTATTGCATGAAGCGACCGAAAAAGGTCTCGACACACTTGACGGCGTCCCGATGTTCGTCTTACAAGCGGCTGAAGCATTTGAACGCTTCACCGGAAAAGCACCTGACCTCGCACTTGGCGAGCAGGTGATACGAAAGCAATTGGAGGAATTTTAA
- the yhbY gene encoding ribosome assembly RNA-binding protein YhbY, whose protein sequence is MLTGKQKRFLRATAHDLNPIFQVGKNGVGEAMCADLMDALEKRELLKVQVLQNCADAPKDVAQELVAGTNAELVQVIGKVIVLYKESKENKTLELPR, encoded by the coding sequence ATGTTAACAGGTAAACAAAAACGTTTTTTACGCGCGACAGCTCACGATTTAAACCCGATTTTCCAAGTCGGTAAAAATGGAGTCGGAGAAGCAATGTGTGCTGATTTGATGGATGCGCTCGAAAAACGGGAACTCTTAAAAGTACAAGTATTACAAAATTGCGCAGATGCACCGAAGGATGTTGCACAAGAACTCGTCGCAGGAACGAATGCTGAACTCGTTCAAGTCATCGGAAAAGTCATCGTTCTCTATAAAGAATCTAAAGAAAATAAAACGCTCGAATTGCCACGATGA
- the nadD gene encoding nicotinate-nucleotide adenylyltransferase, with protein MKIGLMGGTFDPPHIGHLLIAEQAQEQLELDAVWFVPANVPPHKQRTVTEASKRLRLVEEAIALNPTFSVSAIEFEREEPSYTYDTIRALKHRYPEHEFLFLIGADSLVSLDTWYQAERLYEEVVFGAVARPGSRYLIPHGAHVKAVDMPLLEISSTDIRQRVARGRSIRYLVPEAVRQRIEEWNLYAP; from the coding sequence ATGAAAATCGGACTGATGGGCGGAACGTTCGATCCTCCGCATATCGGTCATCTCCTGATTGCCGAACAAGCGCAGGAACAACTCGAACTCGATGCGGTCTGGTTCGTACCAGCGAATGTGCCACCGCATAAACAACGTACTGTCACAGAAGCATCAAAGCGTCTACGTCTTGTAGAAGAAGCGATTGCATTAAATCCGACTTTTTCTGTCTCAGCAATTGAGTTTGAACGAGAAGAGCCTTCCTATACGTATGATACGATTCGTGCACTCAAGCACCGGTACCCAGAGCATGAGTTTCTGTTTCTGATCGGCGCAGATTCATTGGTTAGTCTCGATACGTGGTACCAAGCAGAACGGTTATACGAGGAAGTCGTCTTTGGTGCCGTCGCTCGACCGGGAAGTCGGTATCTGATTCCGCATGGTGCCCATGTGAAAGCGGTTGATATGCCATTGCTAGAAATTTCTTCGACAGATATCCGGCAACGGGTCGCGCGCGGACGGAGCATTCGCTACCTTGTACCGGAAGCCGTTCGACAACGGATTGAGGAGTGGAATCTATATGCGCCTTGA
- the yqeK gene encoding bis(5'-nucleosyl)-tetraphosphatase (symmetrical) YqeK — MRLEEARQIIENTLPERRYVHTLGVVETARHLALKYGVDEEEATLAAMLHDYAKYRDTNEMRSIAVELDQRVLLDYDDELLHAPVGAELVRRELGLDSDVIYQAIANHTTGAPGMPLLDQIIFVADAIEPNRSYPGVEVLREVAEQDLTDAVIATLSQTIHFLCKKQAIIFPRTIETYNAFVAAKRKGTVL, encoded by the coding sequence ATGCGCCTTGAAGAAGCACGTCAAATCATCGAAAACACGTTGCCTGAGCGGCGATATGTGCACACGCTAGGTGTCGTCGAGACAGCGCGACATTTGGCTCTTAAATATGGTGTTGACGAAGAAGAAGCAACACTTGCTGCCATGCTCCATGATTATGCGAAATACCGCGATACGAATGAGATGCGTTCGATTGCCGTTGAGTTAGATCAACGTGTTTTACTCGATTATGATGACGAACTGCTTCATGCGCCAGTGGGTGCGGAGCTTGTCCGTCGAGAACTTGGTCTTGATTCGGACGTGATCTATCAGGCCATCGCGAACCATACGACAGGTGCGCCGGGTATGCCGTTGCTTGACCAAATCATCTTCGTCGCGGATGCGATTGAACCGAATCGCAGTTATCCCGGTGTCGAAGTGCTTCGCGAAGTAGCGGAGCAGGATTTGACGGACGCTGTCATCGCGACACTCAGTCAAACGATTCATTTTTTATGTAAGAAACAAGCTATCATCTTTCCGCGAACGATTGAGACCTATAATGCCTTCGTCGCGGCCAAACGAAAGGGGACCGTCCTATGA
- the rsfS gene encoding ribosome silencing factor, which yields MTVEQELQLIVNAIDDKRAEDIVVLNMSSISPVADYFVICEGNSEKQVQAIARELKEIAHENNLPIKRLEGFDAARWVLADLENVVVHVFHRDDRDYYNLEKLWADAPKVEVEVN from the coding sequence ATGACAGTCGAACAAGAATTACAATTAATCGTAAATGCTATCGACGATAAGCGTGCTGAAGATATCGTCGTCCTAAATATGTCAAGCATCTCACCTGTTGCTGACTATTTCGTGATCTGTGAAGGAAATTCAGAAAAACAAGTACAGGCAATCGCACGTGAACTCAAAGAAATCGCGCACGAAAATAATCTACCAATCAAACGCCTCGAAGGATTCGATGCAGCACGTTGGGTACTAGCGGATCTTGAAAACGTCGTCGTTCACGTCTTCCACCGCGACGATCGTGATTACTACAACCTTGAAAAACTCTGGGCAGATGCTCCAAAGGTTGAAGTCGAGGTCAACTAA
- a CDS encoding class I SAM-dependent DNA methyltransferase: MAYEQFAYIYDELMQDVPYDQWVDWVKAYVPTGSTIADIGCGTGTATLALAEHYEMLGIDLSEEMLEVAQEKAMEEGLSIQFWAQDMREIELPTPVDAVTILCDSLNYLRAEEDVKQTFTHVAAILKDGGRLLFDTHSPYKMETLFNGKTYATHAEQSSYIWFADPGETPLSVVHELTFFIEEEDGRYERVDETHHQRTYPPAQYVTWLREAGFRVLAVTGDFGPGAPSETAERIFFVAEKM, translated from the coding sequence ATGGCATACGAACAGTTCGCCTACATCTACGATGAATTGATGCAGGACGTCCCGTACGATCAATGGGTCGACTGGGTTAAAGCATACGTTCCGACTGGAAGTACGATTGCTGATATCGGTTGTGGAACGGGTACGGCGACGCTTGCGTTAGCGGAACATTATGAGATGCTCGGGATCGATTTATCGGAAGAGATGCTTGAAGTCGCGCAAGAAAAAGCGATGGAAGAAGGATTGAGCATTCAATTCTGGGCGCAAGACATGCGTGAAATCGAACTACCGACACCTGTCGATGCCGTGACGATCTTATGCGACTCCTTGAACTATCTTCGGGCGGAAGAAGATGTCAAACAGACGTTTACGCACGTAGCAGCGATCCTCAAAGATGGTGGACGTCTCTTATTCGATACACATTCTCCTTACAAGATGGAGACGTTGTTCAATGGAAAGACGTACGCTACACATGCGGAACAAAGTTCGTACATCTGGTTCGCGGACCCAGGAGAGACCCCTCTTTCTGTCGTCCATGAACTGACGTTTTTCATCGAGGAAGAAGACGGTCGCTATGAGCGTGTTGATGAAACACATCATCAGCGGACGTATCCTCCGGCACAATATGTGACCTGGTTACGCGAAGCCGGATTCCGAGTGCTCGCTGTCACAGGTGACTTTGGACCGGGTGCGCCTTCTGAAACAGCTGAACGAATTTTCTTCGTCGCTGAAAAAATGTAA
- a CDS encoding helix-hairpin-helix domain-containing protein yields the protein MTVPRLQQIAGLVVVLLLIILLFVPLPSCSKEAMVDQPSLTDKQQEAKAEPAEKDTSIRDKLIMVDVKGAVEAPGPYQFHLGDRVKDAIEKAKATEKADIRQMNLAARLVDGQEVIVPVKKGKNQPKSTKRSKAEAPKGLIDLNAATAEQLMEVPGIGPAKAEAILAYREEKGGFATYESLGEVKGFGEKTLESLKSYLIVY from the coding sequence TTGACCGTTCCACGTTTACAACAGATCGCAGGTCTCGTCGTCGTCCTGCTACTCATCATTCTATTGTTCGTGCCACTACCCTCTTGTTCGAAAGAAGCAATGGTCGATCAACCATCTTTAACGGACAAACAACAAGAAGCAAAAGCAGAGCCGGCAGAAAAAGACACCTCGATTCGCGATAAACTCATCATGGTCGATGTAAAAGGGGCGGTAGAAGCACCTGGACCCTATCAATTCCACCTCGGTGATCGAGTGAAAGATGCAATCGAAAAAGCAAAGGCGACGGAAAAAGCCGATATTCGACAAATGAATCTTGCGGCACGCCTAGTTGATGGACAGGAAGTCATCGTTCCAGTAAAAAAAGGAAAAAATCAGCCAAAATCAACGAAACGCTCAAAAGCAGAGGCACCTAAAGGATTGATTGATCTTAATGCGGCAACAGCAGAGCAATTGATGGAGGTTCCGGGGATTGGTCCTGCTAAAGCGGAAGCAATATTAGCTTATCGTGAGGAGAAGGGAGGATTTGCGACGTACGAATCACTTGGAGAAGTGAAGGGGTTCGGGGAAAAGACGTTAGAGTCGCTTAAATCCTACCTGATTGTCTACTGA
- a CDS encoding DNA internalization-related competence protein ComEC/Rec2, giving the protein MPLHALFILLLIVAIKESIWWLVFLMIFSVMKSWSFSINRFFFLLILSCLFIGMGHLSPEPHAVSSVDILSGKRNGDRIRYEAKSNGQPVLLTATVAEDETGYERIGHSCRVKTEPLDIRQQSNAGGFDEQQFMHTHRYGGKWEIRSFESCHPTPGYAAEGRRVREAWLTRIEGLLPQKQAFYVEALVFGEDRLMDQVTLERFKKFGLLHAIVISGSHIAFLILSLLYVLRKIRITKEKRLDAVLLLLPIYGWLTEWSPPVTRAVLVAMILLFSRRFHKPLDPVEVIAGVAAFQLAIQPTVIYDIGFQLTVGLTLFLVLSRRLMGSVRRPWNWLLISAWAQFGTLLFLQGIEQTTVSIWSPLLNLLIGGWIEWVILPGSFILAMIPFLPISSTFQTIHQHAIQWMDQALRLAEHLPLAVVAVPAFSSIILTCIVTGTGLAWFIAERRWWGHLIPIILLLTAWGYTEWRAPDQITFLDVGQGDSIVLEKAGETFVVDTGGVYQQSTHPLMRPFDPGSHIVAPFLFTRGEAKIDGLIVTHADHDHVGGLLGLLRQVRVKTVYLGTYDNTDDKRRALIHSIEATGTNVQFIKSGDMIRPWLQVLAPTEREEEENDRSVVLQAQIAEQRVLLTGDAGVAIEDKLSIGPVDILKAGHHGSNTSTGEELLQKTNPKIVILSVGQKNRYGHPHPDVLERIGTERIVFRTDQDGSITCSSAGCEPMIK; this is encoded by the coding sequence ATGCCGCTTCATGCGCTGTTCATCCTCTTATTGATTGTCGCAATCAAAGAATCGATCTGGTGGTTAGTGTTCCTCATGATTTTCTCTGTCATGAAGTCATGGTCTTTTTCAATCAATCGTTTCTTCTTTTTGCTCATTCTGAGTTGTCTGTTCATCGGAATGGGACATTTGTCACCTGAACCGCATGCCGTTTCTTCTGTTGATATCCTATCGGGAAAGCGTAACGGGGATCGCATCCGTTATGAGGCAAAAAGCAACGGTCAACCCGTCTTGTTGACAGCGACGGTCGCAGAAGATGAGACGGGATATGAACGAATCGGTCACTCCTGTCGCGTAAAGACCGAACCGCTCGATATCCGGCAACAATCGAATGCAGGCGGCTTTGACGAACAGCAATTCATGCATACGCATCGTTACGGTGGAAAGTGGGAAATCCGTTCGTTTGAATCCTGTCATCCGACACCAGGTTATGCGGCTGAAGGGAGACGGGTGCGCGAAGCTTGGTTGACGCGGATTGAAGGATTGCTACCACAAAAACAAGCATTCTATGTCGAAGCACTTGTATTTGGTGAGGATCGATTAATGGATCAAGTGACGCTCGAACGGTTTAAGAAATTCGGTTTATTACATGCAATCGTCATCTCAGGATCACACATCGCTTTTTTGATTCTCAGTCTGTTGTATGTCTTACGCAAAATCAGAATCACTAAAGAAAAACGGCTCGACGCCGTTCTTCTCTTACTGCCGATTTACGGATGGTTGACGGAGTGGAGTCCTCCTGTCACACGCGCCGTTCTTGTTGCGATGATTCTTTTATTCAGTCGTCGTTTCCACAAACCGTTGGATCCGGTGGAGGTCATTGCGGGAGTTGCGGCTTTTCAATTAGCGATTCAACCGACTGTGATTTATGATATCGGGTTTCAATTGACAGTCGGATTGACATTGTTTCTTGTACTGTCGAGACGACTAATGGGTTCGGTTCGTCGTCCTTGGAACTGGCTACTTATCAGTGCTTGGGCGCAATTCGGCACTCTTTTATTTTTACAAGGCATTGAGCAAACGACTGTTTCAATTTGGTCGCCATTGTTGAACCTATTGATTGGTGGCTGGATTGAATGGGTGATTCTACCGGGATCGTTCATTCTTGCGATGATTCCTTTTTTACCAATCAGCTCGACGTTTCAAACAATACATCAACACGCGATTCAGTGGATGGATCAAGCGTTACGACTAGCTGAGCATTTACCATTGGCAGTGGTTGCTGTTCCGGCATTTTCTTCCATCATCTTGACGTGTATCGTTACTGGAACTGGTCTTGCGTGGTTCATCGCTGAGCGAAGATGGTGGGGTCATCTCATTCCGATCATCCTTTTGCTGACGGCATGGGGCTATACAGAATGGCGTGCACCTGATCAAATTACGTTTTTAGATGTTGGTCAAGGTGACAGCATCGTACTTGAAAAAGCAGGAGAGACATTCGTAGTGGATACTGGTGGTGTTTATCAACAGTCGACACATCCACTAATGCGTCCGTTCGATCCAGGTAGTCATATCGTCGCTCCGTTTTTGTTCACACGAGGCGAAGCAAAAATCGATGGTCTCATCGTGACGCATGCTGATCATGACCACGTGGGGGGACTACTCGGGTTACTGCGTCAAGTTCGCGTAAAAACAGTTTATTTAGGTACGTATGACAACACGGATGACAAACGACGTGCGTTAATTCACTCAATCGAAGCAACAGGAACAAACGTCCAATTCATCAAGAGTGGGGACATGATTCGTCCTTGGTTACAAGTACTTGCGCCGACTGAACGAGAAGAAGAAGAAAACGATCGATCCGTCGTGTTACAAGCGCAGATTGCAGAGCAACGTGTCCTACTGACAGGCGATGCCGGAGTAGCAATTGAGGATAAGTTAAGTATTGGTCCGGTCGATATTTTAAAAGCAGGTCATCATGGATCAAACACGTCAACTGGCGAAGAACTCTTGCAAAAGACGAATCCGAAGATCGTCATCTTGTCGGTCGGACAAAAAAACCGGTACGGTCATCCGCATCCGGACGTGCTCGAGCGAATCGGAACAGAACGAATCGTCTTTCGGACGGATCAAGACGGGAGTATAACTTGTTCTTCAGCGGGCTGTGAACCTATGATAAAATAA
- a CDS encoding YqzM family protein, producing the protein MAHSVRPPSENAFENDIQSKRNDALDSAVGFGASFGFFAVLFIIGVAIKFLSL; encoded by the coding sequence ATGGCACATTCAGTACGCCCACCAAGTGAAAACGCGTTCGAGAACGATATTCAATCAAAACGCAACGATGCGCTCGACTCTGCCGTTGGTTTTGGTGCATCATTCGGCTTCTTCGCAGTCTTGTTCATCATCGGTGTCGCAATTAAGTTCTTAAGTCTATAA
- the holA gene encoding DNA polymerase III subunit delta yields the protein MKTPWLVNGKLANLYLLYGTERHLLEEWEREIVKAALPDGERFDYMKIDLNDQPLDAVLDEAETVPFLSDYRVVVAKPATFLTGAKDKKQHNLERLADYVMQPADYAVVVLIVEAEKLDERKTVVKRLKERATVLEAKKPTTEELFHFVLDAVNDKGYRMERPAIERLIFLTAEMWGTLAHELEKLMLFAGDRPTIEIEDVDLLVPRTLEDNVFQLTDYLMKRQLEPAIRLIRDLEKQGQEVLALLGLMARQYRMMLLSKRLAEQGYGERQIASKVGAHPYAIKLALQSAKRFTFAQLEQALVAITTTDEGMKTGRGDKKILFDALIVRLATL from the coding sequence ATGAAAACTCCTTGGCTCGTCAACGGAAAATTAGCGAATTTATACTTATTATATGGAACCGAACGACACTTGTTAGAAGAATGGGAACGTGAAATCGTAAAAGCGGCTCTACCGGACGGAGAGCGGTTTGATTATATGAAAATTGATTTGAACGATCAACCGCTCGACGCGGTGCTGGATGAAGCGGAGACCGTGCCATTCTTAAGTGACTACCGTGTCGTCGTTGCAAAACCAGCAACGTTTCTGACCGGTGCAAAAGATAAAAAACAACATAACCTCGAGCGCCTAGCGGACTATGTCATGCAACCAGCAGATTACGCGGTCGTCGTCTTGATCGTCGAAGCTGAAAAACTCGATGAACGAAAAACCGTCGTCAAACGATTGAAAGAGCGGGCGACGGTGCTTGAGGCGAAAAAACCGACGACTGAAGAGCTGTTCCACTTCGTTCTAGATGCGGTCAATGATAAAGGATACCGGATGGAACGTCCGGCGATCGAGCGTCTGATTTTCCTGACTGCTGAGATGTGGGGGACATTAGCGCACGAACTGGAGAAGTTGATGTTATTTGCGGGGGATCGACCGACGATTGAAATCGAGGATGTCGATTTGCTTGTTCCGCGGACATTAGAGGATAACGTCTTTCAATTAACGGATTACTTGATGAAACGTCAACTCGAACCGGCGATCCGTTTGATTCGTGACCTTGAGAAACAAGGACAAGAAGTGTTGGCACTTCTTGGACTGATGGCACGTCAATACCGGATGATGCTGTTGTCGAAACGATTAGCGGAGCAAGGGTACGGAGAACGACAAATCGCATCAAAAGTTGGTGCTCATCCGTATGCAATCAAATTGGCCTTGCAGTCTGCGAAGCGTTTTACCTTTGCACAGCTCGAGCAAGCACTCGTTGCCATTACGACGACGGATGAAGGCATGAAAACAGGACGCGGTGATAAGAAGATTTTATTTGATGCGTTGATTGTTCGTTTAGCGACGTTATAA
- a CDS encoding GNAT family N-acetyltransferase, translating into MKVQLITAEEVIPLRHEVLRPHQPREACIYPDDALASTFHLGGIKEHQVVAIGSFSEQSHEQAPGATYQLRGMASSEQVRGEGYGRALIEEARRVLQERRVAAWWCNARVTALPFYERLGLERVGEPFMIEGIGLHYVMIDRLNDN; encoded by the coding sequence ATGAAAGTTCAGCTCATTACAGCAGAAGAAGTCATCCCTCTACGGCATGAAGTGTTGCGTCCCCATCAACCACGTGAAGCGTGCATCTACCCAGACGATGCGCTTGCATCGACATTCCATCTTGGTGGAATAAAAGAGCATCAAGTCGTCGCGATTGGTAGCTTTTCTGAACAATCACATGAACAAGCGCCAGGAGCGACGTATCAGCTTCGTGGAATGGCGTCGAGTGAACAAGTACGTGGTGAAGGGTACGGTCGGGCATTGATTGAAGAAGCCCGTCGAGTCTTACAGGAAAGACGAGTCGCTGCGTGGTGGTGTAACGCTCGCGTCACGGCACTTCCTTTTTATGAGCGTCTTGGACTAGAGCGCGTAGGAGAACCTTTCATGATCGAAGGAATCGGTCTTCATTATGTAATGATCGATCGTCTGAATGACAATTAA
- the rpsT gene encoding 30S ribosomal protein S20: MANIKSAIKRVKTAEKRRVANVQRKSAMRSAIKAVETFAAEGNKDQAVLAFATASKKIDKAAAKGLIHSNKAGRDKSRLAKLVNAL; encoded by the coding sequence ATGGCTAACATTAAATCAGCAATCAAACGCGTTAAAACAGCTGAAAAACGCCGCGTCGCTAACGTACAACGTAAATCGGCAATGCGTTCAGCGATTAAAGCAGTCGAAACTTTCGCAGCTGAAGGTAACAAAGACCAAGCGGTCCTTGCTTTCGCTACAGCTTCTAAAAAAATCGACAAAGCTGCTGCTAAAGGTCTCATCCACAGCAACAAAGCTGGTCGTGACAAATCACGTCTCGCTAAACTCGTAAACGCACTTTAA
- the lepA gene encoding translation elongation factor 4 gives MTNEDRLKRQKSIRNFSIIAHIDHGKSTLADRILEKTGALTSREMKDQTLDAMDLERERGITIKLNAVQLKYTAKDGEDYILHLIDTPGHVDFTYEVSRSLAACEGAVLVVDAAQGIEAQTLANVYLALDNDLEILPIINKIDLPSADVERVRQEIEDVIGLDASEAVPTSAKAGIGIEEILEQIVEKVPAPTGDPSAPLEALIFDSYYDAYRGVVASIRVVNGTVKVGDKIRMMSTGKDFEVLELAVATPKPLRQQELTVGDVGTLSASIKTVGDVRVGDTITLAKQPAAEALPGYRKMNPMVYCGLYPIDAAKYNDLREALEKLQLSDAALEFEPETSQALGFGFRCGFLGMLHMEIIQERIEREFNIDMITTAPSVIYHVTTTAGEVLHVDNPSKMPDQQKVEFIEEPFVKAAVMTPNDYVGAIMELCQKKRGTFVDMQYIDTTRVKITYELPLSEIVYDFFDQLKSSTKGYASLDYELIGYQQSRLVKMDILLNNENVDALSFIVHRDFAYERGKVIVDKLKELIPRMQFEVPIQAAVGTKIVARSTIKALRKNVLAKCYGGDISRKRKLLEKQKEGKKRMKMVGSVEVPQEAFMSVLSMDED, from the coding sequence ATGACGAATGAAGACCGTTTAAAGCGGCAGAAGAGTATTCGTAACTTCTCGATCATTGCCCATATCGATCACGGGAAGTCGACACTCGCTGACCGAATTTTAGAAAAAACTGGCGCGTTGACATCGCGCGAAATGAAAGACCAGACACTTGATGCCATGGATCTCGAACGTGAGCGTGGAATCACGATTAAACTGAATGCTGTTCAATTGAAGTATACAGCAAAAGATGGGGAAGACTACATTCTTCACCTCATTGATACACCGGGACACGTCGACTTCACATATGAAGTCTCGCGTTCACTTGCAGCTTGTGAAGGAGCTGTCCTCGTCGTCGATGCGGCGCAAGGAATCGAAGCGCAGACGCTTGCGAACGTTTACTTAGCACTCGACAACGATCTCGAAATCCTTCCGATCATTAACAAAATCGATTTGCCTTCTGCAGACGTTGAACGCGTCCGTCAAGAAATCGAAGATGTCATCGGGCTCGATGCGTCTGAAGCCGTTCCGACATCTGCGAAGGCCGGAATCGGAATCGAAGAAATTTTAGAACAAATCGTCGAGAAAGTACCAGCTCCGACCGGTGATCCATCTGCACCGCTTGAAGCATTGATTTTCGACTCTTACTATGATGCTTATCGTGGTGTCGTTGCATCGATTCGAGTCGTCAACGGAACAGTTAAGGTTGGCGATAAGATCCGGATGATGTCAACAGGTAAGGATTTTGAAGTCCTTGAACTCGCTGTCGCAACACCAAAACCGTTACGTCAGCAAGAATTGACGGTCGGTGATGTTGGAACGTTGTCGGCTTCGATCAAAACGGTTGGCGATGTGCGTGTCGGGGATACGATCACGCTTGCGAAACAGCCGGCTGCTGAAGCACTGCCAGGTTACCGGAAAATGAATCCGATGGTGTACTGTGGACTCTATCCAATCGATGCTGCGAAGTACAACGATCTACGAGAAGCGCTTGAAAAACTACAACTCAGTGATGCGGCCCTTGAATTCGAACCAGAGACTTCACAAGCACTCGGATTCGGATTCCGTTGTGGATTCCTCGGGATGCTCCATATGGAGATCATTCAGGAGCGGATCGAACGTGAGTTCAACATCGATATGATCACGACGGCACCGTCCGTTATCTATCACGTGACGACGACAGCAGGTGAAGTCTTGCACGTCGATAACCCATCGAAGATGCCGGATCAGCAAAAAGTTGAATTCATCGAAGAGCCGTTCGTTAAGGCTGCTGTCATGACACCGAATGATTACGTTGGTGCGATCATGGAGTTGTGTCAGAAGAAACGCGGAACATTCGTCGATATGCAATACATCGATACGACACGTGTCAAAATCACGTATGAGTTACCGTTATCTGAGATCGTCTACGACTTCTTCGATCAGTTGAAATCAAGTACGAAAGGCTATGCGTCACTTGATTATGAATTGATTGGCTATCAACAGTCGCGTCTTGTCAAGATGGACATCCTACTCAACAACGAGAACGTCGATGCGCTCAGCTTCATCGTTCACCGTGACTTCGCGTACGAACGCGGGAAAGTCATCGTTGATAAGTTGAAGGAATTGATTCCGCGGATGCAGTTCGAAGTACCGATCCAGGCTGCTGTCGGAACGAAGATCGTCGCGCGTTCGACGATCAAGGCATTACGGAAGAACGTTCTTGCGAAATGTTACGGGGGAGATATCTCTCGGAAACGGAAGTTGCTCGAGAAGCAAAAAGAAGGTAAGAAACGCATGAAGATGGTAGGCTCAGTAGAGGTACCGCAAGAAGCCTTCATGTCCGTTCTATCCATGGACGAAGATTAA